From the genome of Lotus japonicus ecotype B-129 chromosome 6, LjGifu_v1.2, one region includes:
- the LOC130725801 gene encoding uncharacterized protein LOC130725801 — translation MYKTPKTHKSSQKKTHERKKKKEKKIEPSPARKRKHVPDSDSEPDVRQDVPDISTTAKKRMKGKRIPQYVPDAPVDNVSFHFPDPIAQRRLAIERELHEDALELKEIMEVISAAGLMKTVKDLGRCFDKLVREFIVNIPADCDDTSSAEYRKVFVRGKCINFSPEVINEFLGRSPAAVAQGEPDLNRVATTLTGKLVRKWPTKGLLPSGRLTTKYVVLYKIGTANWMATNHLSGVTPPLAKMLYLVGTGEIIAHQQPNIVRADESQSKKPLPLKFDYRLFDGTHVPDIVLSTAKGTASASGTQAVGSSKEDILAELKAVSKSLGDTIQACKVRKLNVDQLIKAMSDVATAAAEEESEEEEAGDVAGEEEDAETEEAVEEDNEDEDEEDVTGSQSSATQSTSL, via the exons ATGTACAAGACACCCAAGACGCACAAAAGCTCTCAGAAGAAAACTCAtgagaggaagaaaaagaaagaaaagaagattgAACCCTCTCCagcaagaaaaagaaagcatgtacctgattctgattctgagccAGATGTTAGACAAGATGTTCCTGACATATCAACCACAGCCAAAAAAAGAATGAAAGGTAAGAGGATTCCTCAATATGTTCCTGATGCTCCTGTGGACAATGTGTCCTTTCATTTTCCAGACCCTATTGCTCAAAGGAGGCTTGCTATTGAAAGGGAACTACATGAAGATGCCTTGGAACTCAAGGAAATCATGGAGGTCATCTCTGCTGCTGGTTTGATGAAGACTGTCAAGGATCTTGGCAGATGTTTTGACAAGCTTGTTAGGGAGTTCATTGTGAACATCCCTGCTGATTGTGATGATACTTCCAGTGCTGAGTACAGGAAGGTGTTTGTGAGGGGGAAGTGCATCAATTTCTCTCCTGAAGTGATCAATGAATTTTTGGGCAGAAGCCCTGCTGCTGTGGCTCAGGGGGAGCCTGATTTGAATAGGGTTGCTACAACCCTTACTGGGAAGTTGGTCAGGAAGTGGCCTACGAAGGGATTGCTTCCATCTGGGAGGCTTACTACCAAATATGTTGTTCTCTACAAGATTGGTACTGCCAATTGGATGGCCACCAATCACTTGTCTGGTGTGACTCCACCTCTGGCCAAAATGCTTTATTTGGTTGGAACAGGAg AGATCATTGCACATCAACAACCTAACATTGTGAGGGCTGATGAATCTCAAAGTAAGAAGCCCCTACCTCTCAAGTTTGATTACCGGTTGTTTGATGGGACACATGTTCCAGACATTGTGCTCTCTACAGCAAAGGGAACTGCCAGTGCCAGTGGCACTCAGGCAGTTGGTTCTAGCAAGGAAGACATCTTGGCTGAGTTGAAGGCTGTCTCCAAGTCTCTTGGTGACACTATTCAGGCTTGCAAGGTCAGAAAACTCAATGTTGATCAACTCATCAAGGCTATGTCAGATGTTGCAACTGCTGCTGCTGAGGAAGAaagtgaagaagaggaagctggAGATGTtgctggtgaagaagaagatgctgaGACTGAGGAGGCTGTAGAGGAAgacaatgaagatgaagatgaagaggatgtcACTGGTTCTCAGAGTTCTGCAACTCAGAGCACATCTCTTTGA
- the LOC130725802 gene encoding uncharacterized protein LOC130725802 produces the protein MDNGKDVGSIHRPPMLDGTNYDYWKARMVAFLRSIDVGKVYKSVLKGWTHPVQTKEGTYTMELKSEVNWSKTEDEEAAANSKVDSYVHCSKDAWEILKVAHEGTTRVRLSRLQLLTTQFENLKMKEEETISGFHMRVRDISNASFALGEPMSDEKLVRKILRSLPNKFDMKVTTIDEAQDISSIKVDELIGSLQTFEMSLNDMPEKKSKSIAFMSNVDEDQSDQEAGENLSEAIALLGKKFNRVMRKFDRRARPNVLDKRSDIIKNSGNALKNKEEDKSKGVQCHECEGYGHIRSECATFLKKQGKGMVATWYDDDSEDEAGNPVMGLMVKYNLEVDSSNKDVSGGELAENYEILLKKWHEACDYGKKLNSTVKKLRKEKQDLLSINNNLQEEVSVLKSKIEGMIKSVRMLNNGTDMFDLMLESGKTTKDLKGLGYENDSTTNDFKKTTHEFVPAERKSEFHMFNQLSQHEVKHVYPQTSHVQKKGNSGWKCNHCGKYGHIRSHCYRLHGYPKAKTSQSGRDVTFGGGVKGRIIGSGKLDSRTSPELSEVLLEEGLTANLISISQICDLELNVTFSKYGCQVTNATDKVVMKGVRTKDDC, from the exons ATGGACAACGGCAAGGATGTGGGTTCAATTCACAGGCCACCTATGCTTGATGGGAcaaactatgactactggaaggctcgcATGGTTGCATTTCTCAGATCTATTGATGTTGGAAAGGTGTACAAGTCAGTACTCAAAGGGTGGACTCATCCAGTACAAACCAAAGAAGGAACTTATACTATGGAACTCAAATCTGAAGTGAACTGGAGCAagacagaagatgaagaagctgcTGCAAACTCTAAG GTTGATTCATACGTGCACTGTTCTaaagatgcttgggagattctcaaggtTGCTCATGAAGGTACAACTAGAGTTCGCCTATCAAGACTTCAACTGCTAACCACTCAGTTTGAAAAcctcaagatgaaggaggaagagaCAATCTCTGGGTTTCACATGCGTGTACGTGATATTTCTAATGCTTCTtttgctctgggagaacctatgtcagatgagaagcttgtcaGAAAAATTCTCAGATCATTGCCCAACAAATTTGACATGAAAGTTACTACCATAGATGAGGCACAGGATATCAGTAGCATCAAAGTAGATGAACTTATTGGATCATTACAAACTTTTGAAATGTCTCTGAATGATATGCCAGAGAAAAAGAGCAAAAGCATTGCTTTTATGTCTAATGTGGATGAAGATCAAAGTGACCAAGAGGCAGGCGAAAATTTGTCAGAAGCCATAGCCTTGCTTGGTAAGAAGTTCAACAGGgtcatgagaaagtttgacagAAGAGCCAGACCAAATGTCTTAGACAAACGGTCTGACATCATCAAGAACTCAGGGAATGCActgaagaacaaggaagaagacaaATCTAAAGGAGTGCAATGTCATGAGTGTGAAGGGTATGGCCACATTAGATCTGAATGTGCTACTTTTCTAAAGAAGCAAGGAAAAGGAATGGTGGCTACCTGGTATGATGATGactcagaagatgaagctgGAAATCCTGTAATGGGATTAATGGTGAAGTATAACTTAGAGGTAGATTCCAGCAATAAGGATGTCTCTGGAGGAGAACTAGCTGAAAACTATGAGATCTTACTGAAAAAGTGGCATGAAGCTTGTGACTATGGTAAAAAGCTGAATAGTACTGTGAAGAAACTACGTAAGGAAAAGCAAGATCTTCTCAGTATCAATAACAATCTTCAGGAGGAAGTGTCTGTTCTGAAATCCAAAATTGAAGGTATGATCAAATCTGTACGCATGTTAAATAATGGTACTGATATGTTTGATCTGATGCTAGAATCAGGAAAGACTACCAAAGACCTGAAAGGGTTGGGGTATGAGAATGATTCCACAACTAACGATTTCAAAAAGACAACTCATGAGTTTGTACCTGCTGAGAGGAAATCTGAATTTCACATGTTCAACCAATTGTCTCAACATGAGGTCAAACATGTGTATCCACAAAcatctcatgttcagaagaaagGAAATTCAGGATGGAAATGCAATCACTGTGGAAAATATGGTCACATCAGATCACATTGTTATAGGCTACATGGTTATCCAAAGGCTAAGACATCTCAGTCTGGGA GAGATGTAACTTTTGGTGGTGGAGTCAAAGGAAGAATCATAGGATCTGGAAAACTTGACAGTAGAACTTCACCTGAACTTAGTGAAGTATTGCTTGAAGAAGGTTTGACTGCAAACTTAATCAGTATAAGCCAAATTTGTGATTTGGAGTTGAATGTGACTTTTAGCAAGTATGGATGTCAAGTAACAAATGCAACAGATAAAGTTGTGATGAAAGGTGTGAGAACAAAGGATGATTGCTAA